The Portunus trituberculatus isolate SZX2019 chromosome 49, ASM1759143v1, whole genome shotgun sequence genome contains a region encoding:
- the LOC123499311 gene encoding uncharacterized protein LOC123499311 has translation MEIVFLRVILADESGLLLCAAYRPQWQGNAPLNYLSEHLDDIMAAHNCQHVVIVGDLNQHLVMRAFTDLTVVQGLHNHVNFPTHQRGGSLDPVLSDLPEACVMCRPLDRVGSSDHYAVLSSINLSAAREEEQQRVIWLWERADWEAMKRSLSATDWHTVLTGDPHHDTIAFTTVLLSLQQQFVTHRVYTTNPKDQQWFGYQCRVAADNKYRAWQHYKRHPTQVNKARHRRACKIMVKTAKWAKARWETDIKKNSPLTRLMLSNGGTW, from the coding sequence ATGGAGATCGTCTTTCTCCGCGTCATCCTCGCAGATGAGAGCGGTCTGCTACTGTGTGCAGCATACAGACCACAGTGGCAAGGAAACGCTCCCCTAAACTACCTCTCTGAGCACCTCGATGACATCATGGCTGCCCATAACTGCCAACATGTAGTTATTGTAGGGGACCTCAACCAACACTTGGTGATGAGAGCCTTCACAGACCTCACTGTAGTGCAGGGTCTCCACAACCATGTCAACTTCCCAACACACCAGCGTGGAGGCTCCCTGGATCCTGTGCTCTCTGATCTGCCAGAGGCTTGTGTGATGTGCCGCCCACTGGACCGTGTGGGTAGCTCTGATCACTATGCAGTGTTGTCCTCCATCAATCTCTCCGCTGCtagagaggaggaacaacagcGAGTCATCTGGTTATGGGAGCGTGCTGACTGGGAGGCTATGAAGCGGTCTCTGTCAGCGACTGATTGGCACACCGTACTGACTGGAGACCCACACCACGATACCATCGCCTTTACCAccgtccttctctccctacaACAACAATTTGTGACACACAGGGTGTACACAACAAACCCTAAGGACCAACAATGGTTTGGCTACCAATGTAGAGTCGCTGCTGACAATAAATATAGAGCGTGGCAACACTACAAGCGACATCCCACGCAGGTCAATAAAGCCCGGCACAGAAGAGCGTGCAAGATAATGGTAAAGACAGCAAAGTGGGCCAAGGCCAGATGGGAGACGGATATCAAGAAAAACTCTCCTCTAACCAGGTTGATGCTAAGCAATGGTGGAACCtggtga